The following are encoded in a window of Sminthopsis crassicaudata isolate SCR6 chromosome 3, ASM4859323v1, whole genome shotgun sequence genomic DNA:
- the CLMP gene encoding CXADR-like membrane protein isoform X2 has product MEIKKVAEEKVTLPCHHQLGLPERDTLDIEWLLTEPDGNQKVVITYSSRQVYNNLTEEQKGRVAFASNFLAGDASLQIEPLKPSDEGQYTCKVKNSGRYQWNRVNLKVLVKPSKPKCELEGVLTEGGDLTLQCESSSGTKPILYHWQRVKEKEGEDEHLPPKSRIDYENPGRVLLQNLTLSSSGLYQCTAGNEAGKESCVVRVTVQYVQSIGMVAGAVTGIVVGALLIFLLIWLLIRRKDKNRYEEEERPNEIREDAEAPKARLVKPGSSSSGSRSSRSGSSSTRSTANSASRSQRTLSSEAAAQPGPASHPYSLVGSEARGPEPKKAHHGTLSKAGAIPSTVPNQNRAFQTV; this is encoded by the exons ATGGAAATCAAAAAAGTAGCTGAGGAGAAGGTCACTTTGCCTTGTCATCATCAGCTGGGACTCCCAGAAAGAGACACCTTGGATATTGAGTGGCTGCTAACAGAACCTGATGGGAATCAAAAAGTG GTGATCACCTACTCCAGCCGTCAGGTCTATAACAATTTGACAGAGGAGCAGAAAGGGCGTGTGGCCTTTGCTTCCAACTTCCTGGCAGGAGATGCCTCCCTGCAGATTGAGCCCCTAAAGCCTAGTGATGAGGGCCAGTACACCTGCAAAGTGAAGAATTCAGGACGCTACCAATGGAACCGAGTCAACTTGAAAGTCCTGG TAAAACCTTCTAAACCCAAATGTGAGCTCGAGGGTGTGCTGACAGAGGGAGGGGACCTGACCTTGCAGTGTGAGTCATCTTCAGGCACAAAGCCTATCCTGTACCACTGGCAGCGTGtcaaggagaaggagggggaagacGAGCACCTGCCCCCCAAATCACGGATCG ATTATGAAAATCCTGGGCGTGTTTTGCTGCAGAATCTCACTTTATCATCTTCTGGACTGTATCAATGCACAGCAGGCAATGAGGCCGGGAAGGAAAGCTGTGTGGTTCGAGTGACTGTGCAGT ATGTACAAAGCATTGGCATGGTTGCGGGTGCAGTGACAGGTATAGTGGTTGGAGCCCTGCTGATTTTCCTCTTGATATGGTTGCTCATCAGAAGGAAAGACAAGAATAGATATGAAGAAGAAGAGAGACCCAATGaaatcag GGAAGATGCGGAGGCACCCAAAGCTCGTCTGGTAAAGCCCGGCTCCTCCTCGTCGGGCTCGCGGAGCTCGCGCTCGGGCTCCTCCTCCACCCGTTCCACAGCCAACAGTGCCTCCCGAAGCCAGAGGACGCTGTCTAGTGAGGCTGCAGCGCAGCCCGGCCCAGCCTCCCACCCCTACAGCTTGGTGGGCTCCGAAGCGAGAGGCCCGGAGCCAAAGAAAGCCCATCACGGCACTCTGTCCAAAGCGGGGGCCATCCCCAGCACGGTCCCCAACCAGAACCGAGCCTTCCAGACTGTGTGA
- the CLMP gene encoding CXADR-like membrane protein isoform X1, translating into MSFLSILVLVSCYFGTWGTHMEIKKVAEEKVTLPCHHQLGLPERDTLDIEWLLTEPDGNQKVVITYSSRQVYNNLTEEQKGRVAFASNFLAGDASLQIEPLKPSDEGQYTCKVKNSGRYQWNRVNLKVLVKPSKPKCELEGVLTEGGDLTLQCESSSGTKPILYHWQRVKEKEGEDEHLPPKSRIDYENPGRVLLQNLTLSSSGLYQCTAGNEAGKESCVVRVTVQYVQSIGMVAGAVTGIVVGALLIFLLIWLLIRRKDKNRYEEEERPNEIREDAEAPKARLVKPGSSSSGSRSSRSGSSSTRSTANSASRSQRTLSSEAAAQPGPASHPYSLVGSEARGPEPKKAHHGTLSKAGAIPSTVPNQNRAFQTV; encoded by the exons TTTCCTGTTATTTTGGAACATGGGGGACTCATATGGAAATCAAAAAAGTAGCTGAGGAGAAGGTCACTTTGCCTTGTCATCATCAGCTGGGACTCCCAGAAAGAGACACCTTGGATATTGAGTGGCTGCTAACAGAACCTGATGGGAATCAAAAAGTG GTGATCACCTACTCCAGCCGTCAGGTCTATAACAATTTGACAGAGGAGCAGAAAGGGCGTGTGGCCTTTGCTTCCAACTTCCTGGCAGGAGATGCCTCCCTGCAGATTGAGCCCCTAAAGCCTAGTGATGAGGGCCAGTACACCTGCAAAGTGAAGAATTCAGGACGCTACCAATGGAACCGAGTCAACTTGAAAGTCCTGG TAAAACCTTCTAAACCCAAATGTGAGCTCGAGGGTGTGCTGACAGAGGGAGGGGACCTGACCTTGCAGTGTGAGTCATCTTCAGGCACAAAGCCTATCCTGTACCACTGGCAGCGTGtcaaggagaaggagggggaagacGAGCACCTGCCCCCCAAATCACGGATCG ATTATGAAAATCCTGGGCGTGTTTTGCTGCAGAATCTCACTTTATCATCTTCTGGACTGTATCAATGCACAGCAGGCAATGAGGCCGGGAAGGAAAGCTGTGTGGTTCGAGTGACTGTGCAGT ATGTACAAAGCATTGGCATGGTTGCGGGTGCAGTGACAGGTATAGTGGTTGGAGCCCTGCTGATTTTCCTCTTGATATGGTTGCTCATCAGAAGGAAAGACAAGAATAGATATGAAGAAGAAGAGAGACCCAATGaaatcag GGAAGATGCGGAGGCACCCAAAGCTCGTCTGGTAAAGCCCGGCTCCTCCTCGTCGGGCTCGCGGAGCTCGCGCTCGGGCTCCTCCTCCACCCGTTCCACAGCCAACAGTGCCTCCCGAAGCCAGAGGACGCTGTCTAGTGAGGCTGCAGCGCAGCCCGGCCCAGCCTCCCACCCCTACAGCTTGGTGGGCTCCGAAGCGAGAGGCCCGGAGCCAAAGAAAGCCCATCACGGCACTCTGTCCAAAGCGGGGGCCATCCCCAGCACGGTCCCCAACCAGAACCGAGCCTTCCAGACTGTGTGA